A part of Aegilops tauschii subsp. strangulata cultivar AL8/78 chromosome 2, Aet v6.0, whole genome shotgun sequence genomic DNA contains:
- the LOC120973745 gene encoding uncharacterized protein, protein MVEMFNKALKKSRRAVMMNGDIADVNNADGAETVNGAVPILVDNAEVDEYVDINDEMPTATYQSVEIKKGTEATSVSGGSGSGSSSSSGSGSGSSGDSTSEAANARPLV, encoded by the exons ATGGTTGAAATGTTCAACAAGGCGCTCAAAAAGAGCCGACGAGCCGTGATGATGAATGGGGACATTGCTGATGTCAACAATGCTGATGGAGCTGAAACTGTGAATGGTGCTGTGCCTATTTTGGTTGACAATGCTGAG GTGGATGAGTATGTAGATATTAATGATGAGATGCCAACCGCAACTTACCAATCAGTGGAGATCAAGAAGGGCACTGAGGCCACGAGTGTCTCTGGTGGTTCGGGAAGTGGTTCTTCATCATCCAGTG GTTCAGGGTCAGGGAGCTCAGGGGACAGCACCTCAGAAGCTGCCAATGCTCGTCCTCTGGTGTAG
- the LOC109768953 gene encoding transcription factor GTE7, producing the protein MASALIAGRRAQSHHWGDNRGPLAPAPSPNPGHRALPPADGSRAQHPLASPGVGYVTFRPSGLTHREAGALRDRLAGELGQVRALLSRIDAWQQELELEQQRPQPPRRGQAREDGLPAPPPKLRAAMRKRCAQILSKLRKDKRSIWFNAPVEVETLGLHDYHAVIKSPMDLGTVKANLAARKYPSHDAFATDVRLTFSNALRYNPAGHTVHTFAGDLLASFEKMYAAAVSWFEEECRRLPSPVPVPVPVPVPVRAELPPPVVPLPAQVKPRAVRMPKPKARELNKRQMSLEEKNMLRAGLESLPEEKMHNVLQIVRKRNVNNPELLGDEIELDIDEMDIETQWELDRFVNNFNKALKKSRRAAMINGDIADVNNADGAGAVNGAVPVLVDHADVESENPENTVVPEQVDEYVDIDDEMPTATYQSVEIEKGAEATSVSGGSGSGSSSSSGSGSGSSGDSASEAGDARSLV; encoded by the exons ATGGCCTCCGCGCTCATCGCCGGCCGCCGCGCGCAGAGCCACCACTGGGGGGACAATCGCGGCCCGCTCGCGCCCGCCCCGAGCCCTAACCCCGGCCACCGCGCCCTCCCGCCCGCCGACGGCTCGAGGGCGCAGCACCCGCTGGCCTCGCCGGGGGTTGGCTACGTCACGTTCCGGCCGTCGGGGCTCACGCACCGCGAGGCCGGCGCGCTCCGGGACCGCCTCGCCGGCGAGCTCGGCCAGGTCCGCGCCCTCCTCTCCCGCATCGACGCGTGGCAGCAGGAGCTGGAGCTCGAGCAGCAGCGGCCGCAGCCGCCGCGGCGGGGCCAGGCGAGGGAGGACGGCCTCCCCGCGCCCCCGCCGAAGCTGCGGGCGGCGATGCGGAAGCGGTGCGCGCAGATCCTGTCCAAGCTGCGCAAGGACAAGCGGAGCATCTGGTTCAACGCGCCCGTGGAGGTCGAGACCCTCGGCCTCCACGACTACCACGCCGTCATCAAGAGCCCCATGGACCTCGGCACCGTCAAGGCCAACCTCGCCGCCAGGAAGTACCCCTCGCACGACGCCTTCGCCACCGACGTCCGCCTCACCTTCTCCAACGCGCTGCGGTACAACCCGGCCGGCCACACCGTCCACACCTTCGCCGGCGACCTCCTCGCCTCGTTCGAGAAGATGTACGCAGCGGCCGTCTCTTGGTTCGAGGAGGAATGCAGGCGCCTTCCATCACCGGTGCCGGTGCCGGTGCCGGTGCCAGTGCCAGTGCGAGCGGAACTTCCACCTCCGGTTGTCCCACTCCCAGCACAGGTCAAGCCGAGGGCGGTGAGGATGCCGAAACCCAAGGCGAGGGAGCTGAACAAGAGGCAGATGAGCTTGGAGGAGAAGAACATGCTTAGGGCGGGGCTGGAGAGCTTGCCTGAAGAGAAGATGCATAATGTGCTGCAGATTGTGCGCAAGAGGAATGTCAATAACCCAGAGCTGCTTGGGGATGAGATTGAGCTGGATATCGACGAAATGGACATCGAGACGCAGTGGGAGCTTGATCGATTCGTCAACAACTTCAACAAGGCTCTCAAAAAGAGCCGACGAGCTGCAATGATAAATGGGGACATTGCTGATGTCAATAATGCTGATGGAGCTGGAGCTGTGAATGGTGCTGTGCCTGTTTTGGTTGATCATGCTGATGTG GAGAGTGAGAATCCTGAGAACACTGTAGTGCCTGAGCAGGTGGATGAGTATGTAGATATTGATGATGAGATGCCAACCGCAACTTACCAATCAGTGGAGATCGAGAAGGGCGCTGAGGCCACAAGTGTCTCTGGTGGTTCGGGAAGTGGTTCTTCATCATCCAGTG GTTCAGGGTCAGGGAGCTCAGGGGACAGCGCCTCAGAAGCTGGCGATGCTCGTTCTCTTGTTTAG
- the LOC109768952 gene encoding probable nucleoredoxin 1-2, translating to MTPSRRRRRPTTVPHAVTPLYINPPTVPPKSLSQNKRHKPRPRPAPSPLPPLPVHFPSDPPLKRRHRMAASSPTPGGGLGAILAAGDRDYLIRNSGEQVKISSIEGDTVAIYFSASWCPPCQRFTPKLIEAYKELTSHGKSFEVIFVSGDQDEEAFNAYFAKMPWLAVPFSDSEGRKSLDERFEVNGIPHLVFLDAKTGEVLTDEGVEFVSEYGIEAYPFTTERINELKEQEKAAKDNQTIHSVLATPNRNYVISNTGEKVPIVDLEGKYVGICFVVNGYPPVEEFTPVLAKIYAKLKEVGEKFEVVAVSLDSDEESFNNSFSSMPWLAIPQGDKMCQKLVSYFELSDLPTLVLIGPDGKTLSSNIADIINEHGLDAWEGFPFNAEKLEILAEKAKAKAASQTLESLLVTGDVDFVIGKDGAKVPVAELVGKTVLLYFSAKWCGPCRAFLPTLVDVYNKIKEKNSDFEIVFISSDRDQSSFDDFFSGMPWLAIPLEDERKAYLKKKFKIRGIPSLVAIGPDGKTVNTDAKTSLAVHGADAFPFTSERIQELEKKIDEMAKGWPEKVKHELHEHELVLVRRPRPYGCDGCEEMGTSWSYNCAECDFDLHAKCALGEEKKGEEVNGQEHAAAPAGYVCEGDVCRKA from the exons ATGACGCCAAGTCGTCGTAGACGGAGACCCACCACCGTCCCTCACGCGGTCACGCCCCTGTATATAAACCCCCCAACCGTGCCACCCAAATCCCTCTCCCAAAACAAACGGCATAAACCACGGCCTCGACCCGCTCCGTCTCCGCTCCCCCCACTTCCAGTCCACTTCCCCTCCGACCCACCCCTCAAGCGAAGGCACCGGATGGCGGCGTCCTCCCCCACCCCCGGCGGCGGCCTCGGGGCcatcctcgccgccggcgacagGGACTACCTCATCCGCAACTCCGGCGAGCAG GTGAAGATCAGCAGCATTGAGGGAGACACTGTAGCTATCTATTTCTCGGCCTCATGGTGCCCGCCATGCCAGCGGTTTACGCCAAAGCTTATTGAAGCATACAAAGAACTTACCTCACATGGCAAGAGCTTTGAGGTGATCTTTGTTTCAGGCGACCAAGATGAGGAAGCATTCAATGCCTATTTTGCAAAGATGCCGTGGTTGGCAGTTCCTTTCTCCGACTCTGAAGGCCGTAAAAGCCTTGATGAGCGGTTTGAGGTCAACGGTATTCCACACCTTGTTTTCCTTGATGCAAAAACTGGCGAAGTTCTTACTGATGAAGGAGTTGAGTTTGTGAGTGAATATGGAATAGAAGCTTATCCTTTTACAACTGAGAGGATCAATGAATTGAAGGAACAAGAAAAGGCTGCTAAGGATAACCAAACTATTCATAGTGTGCTTGCTACACCAAATCGTAACTATGTAATTTCAAACACGGGGGAGAAG GTACCCATCGTTGATCTTGAGGGGAAGTATGTTGGTATATGCTTTGTAGTGAACGGCTATCCTCCAGTTGAGGAATTTACCCCAGTGCTTGCCAAGATATATGCGAAACTCAAAGAAGTGGGGGAGAAGTTTGAAGTTGTAGCTGTATCCTTGGACAGTGACGAGGAATCATTCAATAACAGTTTTTCAAGCATGCCTTGGCTTGCCATTCCCCAGGGCGACAAGATGTGTCAGAAGCTTGTCAGTTACTTTGAGCTTAGTGATCTTCCTACACTAGTGCTGATTGGTCCTGATGGGAAGACACTGAGCAGCAATATTGCAGACATAATTAATGAGCATGGTTTGGATGCATGGGAGGGGTTCCCCTTCAATGCAGAGAAGCTGGAAATTCTAGCAGAGAAGGCAAAGGCTAAAGCAGCGTCACAGACATTGGAGTCCCTTCTGGTTACTGGTGACGTAGACTTTGTCATTGGGAAAGATGGAGCAAAG GTTCCTGTAGCAGAACTTGTTGGGAAGACTGTCCTCCTCTACTTTTCAGCTAAATGGTGTGGGCCATGCAGAGCCTTCCTGCCTACACTTGTGGATGTTTACAACAAGATCAAGGAGAAGAACAGCGATTTCGAGATCGTCTTCATCTCCAGCGACAGGGACCAGAGCTCATTCGACGACTTCTTCTCTGGCATGCCATGGCTCGCCATCCCCTTGGAAGACGAAAGGAAGGCGTACCTGAAAAAGAAGTTCAAGATCCGCGGAATCCCGTCTCTCGTCGCCATTGGTCCTGATGGAAAGACGGTCAACACGGACGCGAAGACTTCGCTGGCGGTCCATGGCGCCGACGCGTTTCCGTTCACCAGCGAGAGGATCCAGGAGCTGGAGAAGAAGATCGACGAGATGGCGAAGGGGTGGCCTGAGAAGGTGAAGCACGAGCTGCACGAGCACGAGCTCGTGCTGGTCCGCCGCCCCAGGCCGTACGGCTGCGACGGGTGCGAAGAGATGGGCACCTCCTGGTCCTACAACTGCGCGGAGTGCGACTTCGATCTGCACGCCAAGTGCGCGCTGGGTGAGGAGAAGAAGGGAGAGGAGGTGAATGGGCAGGAGCATGCTGCTGCCCCAGCTGGGTACGTGTGCGAGGGAGACGTCTGCAGGAAGGCCTAG